Proteins encoded in a region of the Coffea eugenioides isolate CCC68of chromosome 4, Ceug_1.0, whole genome shotgun sequence genome:
- the LOC113769219 gene encoding high mobility group protein B2-like, with translation MEEHQSEGHPGSGNEEELEQSTNVDVTTTKSPRKGKRTAKRKSIAQPKGRQTADPSWKQQDSEKNAEEQQTNEPSTRKSPRTRSGVQGAAPTAQRSGKRKHPNNQGPKLLLNQLSCLSSSMMKPGRGLNGSRRKVSSLKGPSFPTNSDKGKTPATEEETEEDDNDEDEDTEEEDPAQFRLVRRRSGSSKITI, from the exons ATGGAGGAGCATCAATCTGAAGGGCATCCAGGAAGTGGCAATGAAGAGGAACTGGAGCAGTCTACCAATGTAGATGTAACCACCACGAAATCACCCAGGAAAGGAAAAAGGACTGCCAAAAGGAAGAGCATTGCTCAACCCAAGGGAAGGCAAACTGCTGATCCCTCTTGGAAACAGCAGGATTCAGAGAAAAATGCTGAGGAACAGCAGACTAATGAACCATCTACTAGGAAGTCACCAAGGACAAGATCTGGTGTCCAGGGTGCTGCACCAACTGCTCAGCGCAGTGGAAAGAGAAAACATCCGAACAACCAGGGACCTAAACTGCTGTTGAACCAACTCTCCTGCCTAAGTTCATCGATGATGAAGCCAGGGAGAGGTTTGAATGGATCTCGCAGAAaggtttcatcactcaaaggacCATCATTCCCTACGAATTCT GACAAGGGAAAAACTCCGGCAACTGAAGAAGAGACTGAAGAGGATGATAATGATGAGGATGAGGACACTGAGGAAGAAGACCCTGCCCAGTTTCGCCTGGTTAGAAGAAGGTCTGGATCCTCTAAGATCACCATATAG